The following are encoded in a window of Sminthopsis crassicaudata isolate SCR6 chromosome 3, ASM4859323v1, whole genome shotgun sequence genomic DNA:
- the LOC141564508 gene encoding formyl peptide receptor-related sequence 4-like, which yields MEPTSPPPANASALPSDPSAGARFALHMLFLGLLAAISVLGVVGNGLVIWVTGFRMPQNITKVWFLHLAVADFTFSASLPINIASLASGHWPFGWALCKLYHAFSMLTMFASVFLLTLVSLDRCVCILQPLWARQQRTPGRLALMAIGAWGLATGFSSPYLVYRQTFTQPGTGITYCYNNYNPWAKGVGVRGQIERAIRRYKAQAAVNFVAGFAGPLLVICGCSGLSVARLGARRQSLRSHRPFQVLTAVATAFFCCWFPLHLVTVLELVGNLADREHEWLKDLAMPALVLASASSCLNPLLYSWVGQNFRRHLPCSVTGALKQALEENSKGCGNSGPGALELRESRCPRAGPSGLQP from the coding sequence ATGGAGCCCACGTCCCCTCCTCCAGCCAATGCCTCGGCGCTCCCTTCGGACCCCTCGGCGGGGGCCAGGTTTGCCCTCCACATGCTGTTCCTGGGCCTTCTTGCAGCGATCTCCGTCCTGGGTGTGGTGGGCAACGGGTTGGTCATCTGGGTGACGGGCTTCCGCATGCCCCAGAACATCACCAAGGTCTGGTTCCTGCACCTGGCTGTGGCCGACTTCACCTTCAGCGCCTCGCTGCCCATTAACATAGCTTCTCTGGCCTCGGGCCACTGGCCTTTCGGGTGGGCGCTCTGCAAGCTCTATCACGCCTTCAGCATGCTTACCATGTTCGCCAGCGTCTTCCTGCTGACCCTGGTCTCCTTAGACCGCTGCGTCTGCATCCTGCAGCCTTTGTGGGCCCGGCAGCAGCGCACGCCCGGCCGGCTGGCCCTCATGGCCATTGGGGCCTGGGGCCTGGCCACAGGCTTCTCCAGCCCCTACCTGGTGTACCGGCAGACCTTCACGCAGCCCGGGACCGGGATCACGTACTGTTACAACAACTACAATCCGTGGGCCAAGGGCGTGGGGGTCCGGGGCCAGATCGAGCGGGCGATCAGGAGGTACAAGGCTCAGGCGGCCGTCAATTTTGTGGCCGGCTTCGCGGGGCCGCTCCTCGTCATCTGCGGCTGCTCGGGCCTCAGCGTGGCCAGACTCGGGGCCCGGAGGCAGTCCCTGAGGTCCCACCGGCCCTTCCAGGTCCTCACGGCCGTGGCCACGGCCTTCTTCTGCTGCTGGTTCCCGCTGCACCTGGTGACCGTCCTGGAGCTAGTGGGCAACCTGGCCGACCGGGAGCACGAGTGGCTGAAGGACCTGGCCATGCCCGCCCTGGTCCTGGCCAGCGCCAGCAGCTGCCTCAACCCGCTCCTCTACTCGTGGGTCGGGCAGAACTTTCGCCGGCACCTGCCCTGCTCCGTGACCGGTGCCCTGAAGCAGGCCCTGGAGGAGAACTCCAAAGGCTGCGGCAACTCGGGCCCCGGGGCCCTGGAACTCCGGGAGAGCCGGTGCCCAAGAGCGGGGCCTTCGGGCCTGCAGCCCTAA